In a single window of the Desulfuribacillus alkaliarsenatis genome:
- a CDS encoding TetR/AcrR family transcriptional regulator, with translation MARKKTNQLEIFQATEQLLIRYGYHSFQFKLLADQLEIGRSTLYEYYRNKEELITDYMCHLMQKIISDCESVSKSDNSIEQLKGFVSIFMKYAHIHQILQITHFINPKQSKSIEANINSIKSGHATLNRLLVTVIKKGQAENLLQDDIDVTVIIGVIFNTITIPNMTRMDTNTWIETIFEVVINGIGGKQK, from the coding sequence ATGGCGAGGAAAAAAACAAACCAACTAGAAATATTTCAAGCAACTGAGCAGTTGTTGATACGTTATGGATATCATAGCTTCCAATTTAAGCTTTTAGCTGACCAATTAGAAATTGGTAGAAGCACATTATATGAATACTATCGTAATAAAGAAGAGCTAATTACTGATTACATGTGCCATTTGATGCAAAAAATCATTTCTGATTGCGAATCGGTTAGTAAATCAGATAATAGTATTGAACAGTTGAAGGGCTTTGTGAGTATTTTCATGAAATACGCACATATTCATCAAATCCTACAAATAACACATTTTATTAATCCTAAGCAATCAAAATCTATAGAAGCGAACATAAATAGCATAAAAAGTGGTCACGCTACATTAAATCGGCTTTTGGTAACCGTGATAAAAAAGGGACAAGCAGAAAACCTACTCCAGGATGATATCGACGTTACTGTCATTATAGGCGTAATATTTAATACGATTACAATTCCAAATATGACTAGAATGGATACAAATACTTGGATTGAAACTATTTTTGAAGTTGTTATTAATGGAATAGGCGGCAAACAAAAATAA
- a CDS encoding ABC transporter ATP-binding protein, with amino-acid sequence MVLHITNLSWRREQKYILQNINWSIRHGEHWALLGLNGSGKTTLLNIINGYIWPTSGEVEVLGKKFGSFDLRVLRKSIGWVSSSLQEKLYRNETAEDIIISGKYATIGLYDNPVEDDRDLAMQQLQLLDCEHLFKRTYNTLSQGERQKVLIARALMSSPKLLILDEPCAGLDVFSREHLLNTIESLAQQVDAPTLIYVTHHIEEIMPVFNKTLLLKQGTVHSGGNTQEVLTSSRLSNFFNHNVEVQWSNERAWLKIL; translated from the coding sequence ATGGTTTTACATATTACTAATCTTTCGTGGCGCAGGGAGCAGAAATATATATTACAAAACATTAATTGGTCTATTAGACACGGAGAACATTGGGCCTTACTCGGGTTAAATGGTTCAGGAAAAACTACATTATTGAATATCATTAATGGATATATTTGGCCTACTAGCGGCGAAGTTGAGGTGCTTGGGAAAAAGTTTGGTAGCTTTGACTTGCGGGTTCTCCGTAAATCTATAGGCTGGGTAAGTAGCTCACTACAAGAAAAGCTATATAGGAACGAAACGGCCGAAGATATTATCATTAGTGGAAAGTATGCTACTATTGGTCTGTATGACAATCCAGTAGAGGATGATAGAGACTTAGCTATGCAGCAATTGCAGCTACTAGACTGTGAGCATCTATTTAAGCGCACATATAATACCCTTTCACAGGGTGAGCGACAAAAAGTTTTGATAGCGAGAGCTTTAATGAGCTCACCTAAGCTTCTCATTCTTGATGAGCCCTGTGCAGGTCTTGATGTATTCTCGCGAGAACATTTACTGAACACAATAGAGAGTCTAGCGCAGCAAGTGGATGCGCCAACACTTATTTATGTAACTCATCATATAGAAGAGATTATGCCTGTATTTAATAAGACACTCCTATTGAAACAAGGCACAGTTCACTCTGGGGGTAATACGCAGGAAGTATTAACAAGTTCAAGATTGAGTAATTTTTTTAACCATAATGTTGAAGTGCAGTGGAGCAATGAACGGGCTTGGCTAAAAATATTGTAA
- a CDS encoding PaaI family thioesterase: protein MADIEQMVAKGAYARHLGVQLLEHAPGYAKGKLELKPYLMNSLGIAHGGAIFSLADCIFAIASNSHEGSALGINVNIAYFKALREGTLYAEAKEVSLTSKLAHYLVHITNEKGEQIALFSGTVYRKV, encoded by the coding sequence ATGGCAGATATTGAGCAAATGGTAGCAAAGGGGGCCTATGCTAGGCATCTAGGTGTTCAATTACTAGAGCACGCCCCAGGATACGCTAAGGGTAAGCTTGAGCTAAAGCCCTACCTTATGAATAGCTTAGGCATCGCACATGGTGGTGCTATTTTCTCTTTGGCAGATTGCATCTTTGCAATTGCTTCGAACTCTCATGAAGGTAGTGCCCTAGGAATCAATGTAAATATTGCCTATTTCAAAGCGTTGCGAGAGGGTACACTATACGCCGAGGCTAAAGAAGTATCTCTGACATCTAAGCTAGCACATTACCTAGTTCATATAACTAATGAAAAGGGTGAGCAAATCGCTCTGTTTAGTGGCACGGTGTATCGGAAGGTATAG
- a CDS encoding glucose 1-dehydrogenase: MGHKDFKDEVVIVTGAGKGIGKEIAFTYAEHGAWVVIADKDIESARAVEESIIAKGQKAVFIETDVSREESVRALIGEVKTKYSRINILINNAGISKCCSPYELRLDDWDNIINTNLRSVYLCTREAATVMKNNGGGCVVNIASTRALMSEPNTEAYAASKGGIIALTHALAASLANDNIRVNAISPGWIETEDYESLREIDHSQHFSKRVGKPSDIARACLYLTEAGNEFVTGTNIVIDGGMTKKMIYEA; the protein is encoded by the coding sequence ATGGGTCATAAAGACTTTAAAGATGAAGTAGTGATTGTTACTGGCGCAGGCAAGGGAATAGGTAAGGAAATTGCTTTTACATATGCAGAACATGGAGCGTGGGTAGTAATTGCAGATAAGGATATAGAAAGTGCTAGGGCAGTTGAGGAAAGCATTATTGCAAAAGGGCAGAAAGCGGTATTTATCGAAACAGATGTATCAAGAGAGGAATCAGTTAGAGCGTTAATAGGTGAAGTAAAAACGAAATATAGCCGTATTAATATTTTAATAAACAATGCAGGTATTTCTAAGTGTTGTTCGCCATATGAACTAAGGCTGGACGACTGGGATAATATCATAAATACGAATTTGCGGAGTGTGTATTTATGCACTAGGGAAGCGGCTACTGTTATGAAGAACAATGGAGGCGGGTGTGTAGTTAATATAGCTTCTACCAGGGCGCTAATGTCTGAACCAAATACAGAAGCCTATGCAGCCTCTAAAGGCGGAATTATAGCTCTAACCCATGCATTAGCAGCATCGCTAGCAAATGACAATATCCGTGTCAATGCAATAAGCCCAGGTTGGATTGAGACAGAGGATTATGAGTCTTTACGAGAAATAGACCATAGCCAGCATTTCTCCAAAAGAGTGGGTAAACCTTCGGATATAGCGCGGGCATGTTTATACTTAACAGAAGCAGGGAACGAGTTTGTTACAGGAACGAATATTGTTATTGATGGTGGTATGACAAAGAAAATGATATATGAAGCATAA
- a CDS encoding tRNA-binding protein, with protein MATFDDFMKLDIRVGKVIKAEVFEKARKPAYKLWVDFGEEIGVKQSSAQITECYDIGDLLDRQVLGVVNFPPRQIADFMSEVLVLGVYAEQGVVLIQPDQNVKLGSRLG; from the coding sequence ATGGCAACATTTGATGACTTTATGAAACTAGATATTAGAGTAGGCAAGGTAATTAAAGCTGAGGTATTCGAAAAGGCAAGAAAGCCTGCCTATAAGCTTTGGGTCGATTTCGGTGAGGAAATTGGTGTGAAACAATCGAGCGCGCAAATTACAGAGTGCTACGATATTGGAGATTTACTTGATAGACAGGTGCTAGGGGTTGTTAACTTTCCACCTCGACAAATAGCAGACTTTATGTCCGAGGTATTAGTGCTTGGGGTTTATGCAGAACAGGGTGTTGTGTTAATTCAACCTGATCAAAATGTTAAGCTAGGATCAAGGCTAGGCTAG
- a CDS encoding DUF4349 domain-containing protein — MRALINKKRSIILLLIISFAGMLLLACSAGAPYSPKGDMATQESAPAPMATYDSGSTPSMELTSTSNRVNTQNRNEQTEVVNDRKLIQTVHITLEVENVVGVLRYITDSTNQMNGFVQDSRSWQSNSAQHGYITIRIPAERLPQAVQEIEGLGELKDSQTNTLDVTEQYFDREARLRNLERQEERYLDILADASTTEDVLNVERELVRVREHIEVLKGQLTYMEHQISYSTITIQLQERKSITEYSKPSFATAFESAGQAVQNSINMILTFITWIIIAGGYMLPITPLILLGLYIFYRKVYSRRKNDSSQGPETD; from the coding sequence GTGAGAGCACTGATAAATAAGAAGCGTAGTATCATCCTCTTGTTAATAATATCATTTGCAGGAATGCTATTATTAGCTTGTAGTGCTGGAGCTCCATATAGTCCAAAGGGGGACATGGCAACACAAGAAAGTGCACCAGCACCGATGGCGACATATGATTCAGGTAGCACTCCTAGTATGGAGTTGACAAGCACCTCAAATCGAGTTAATACTCAGAACAGGAATGAACAAACAGAGGTCGTTAACGATCGCAAACTGATACAGACGGTTCATATTACACTAGAGGTAGAAAATGTGGTTGGAGTTTTAAGGTATATCACTGATTCGACGAATCAAATGAATGGATTTGTGCAGGATTCACGCAGCTGGCAATCTAACAGTGCACAGCACGGGTATATAACTATTCGAATTCCAGCGGAAAGATTACCGCAAGCAGTTCAGGAAATTGAAGGGTTAGGGGAGTTAAAGGACTCCCAAACTAACACACTTGACGTTACTGAACAGTACTTTGATCGCGAGGCACGCTTACGCAACTTAGAGAGGCAAGAGGAACGATATTTAGATATCTTGGCAGATGCGTCAACAACTGAGGATGTACTAAATGTAGAACGTGAGCTAGTCAGAGTTCGCGAACATATTGAAGTGCTTAAGGGTCAGCTAACATATATGGAGCATCAGATTAGCTACTCTACGATAACTATTCAATTACAAGAACGCAAATCTATTACTGAATATTCAAAGCCTTCTTTTGCTACTGCCTTTGAGTCAGCAGGGCAAGCAGTACAAAATTCCATTAACATGATTTTAACATTTATCACATGGATTATAATCGCTGGCGGATATATGTTACCGATAACTCCATTAATTCTCTTAGGACTTTATATCTTTTATCGAAAGGTATATAGTAGAAGAAAGAATGACTCTTCTCAAGGTCCTGAAACTGATTAG
- a CDS encoding DL-endopeptidase inhibitor IseA family protein produces MSIIDMKRRIVYLTIIAMLSIALGLLYSNYKSLQQTISNYDETEMKDSVDGLSRGNADEVQRKEFTDDMNRSGLFGNDSEALLSEFRAITLAEWQLRSYPYTANEIVKDLVVRTDLIPYESVPGGSMFFDPDKVILLTHNWAVAYFEDGHIHGFLLLKYGIDQRNQLTWTVIDSWIPQGIDYESKLLTDKEVVRLISEASERHWSTMFDYDDAEEELLAYLQEVYTVEVSQQLLASYNFKTLEGRLFFENGKQGTLYAWHQAEAALLYHKQDRALYSVTVPVGDGYYEEKQIELVYLLNRGWRVNTIIDY; encoded by the coding sequence GTGTCAATTATTGATATGAAGAGACGGATTGTATACTTAACAATTATAGCAATGTTATCAATAGCCCTAGGTTTATTATATTCTAACTACAAAAGCCTGCAGCAGACCATTAGTAATTATGATGAAACAGAAATGAAAGATTCCGTGGATGGATTAAGCCGGGGAAACGCTGATGAAGTCCAGCGCAAAGAATTTACTGATGATATGAATCGATCTGGGTTGTTTGGCAATGATAGTGAAGCATTGCTAAGTGAGTTCAGGGCGATTACGTTAGCTGAGTGGCAGTTGCGGTCATACCCATATACAGCTAATGAGATTGTGAAAGATTTAGTGGTTCGTACAGATTTAATCCCGTACGAATCAGTGCCTGGGGGAAGCATGTTTTTTGATCCTGATAAGGTAATATTGTTAACCCATAATTGGGCTGTGGCTTATTTTGAGGATGGACATATCCATGGTTTTTTACTGCTGAAGTATGGTATTGACCAAAGAAACCAGCTAACTTGGACGGTAATTGACTCATGGATTCCACAGGGTATAGATTATGAAAGCAAACTACTCACAGATAAAGAAGTAGTTCGATTAATATCTGAAGCCTCTGAACGGCACTGGAGCACAATGTTTGATTACGATGACGCGGAAGAAGAGCTACTCGCATATCTCCAAGAGGTATATACAGTTGAGGTCAGTCAACAACTACTAGCTAGCTATAATTTCAAAACTCTCGAAGGAAGATTATTTTTTGAGAATGGGAAACAAGGCACATTGTATGCTTGGCATCAGGCCGAAGCTGCACTGCTTTACCATAAGCAGGATCGGGCATTATACAGTGTAACTGTCCCAGTCGGAGATGGGTATTATGAAGAAAAGCAAATAGAACTTGTGTATTTATTGAATCGTGGCTGGCGAGTTAATACGATTATAGATTATTGA
- a CDS encoding MMPL family transporter, with protein MSLLKKLTQFSSKRKNVWIVCLIWVFAAGLLSGIAPSVNDYKINTGAFDLPEDMPSVMGQEALNSYFPEEYVLSAIIVLYNEQGIQDSDLLAIKDASEWLSSEDKPVIVKSTVPFYRLPDTVINNFISEDQTTLIFPVSLERNQEIALVNDTVKELEQTISKTIAQNTQLYITGPAGIASDTIAIFASADLVLLFSTIALVLVLLVIIYRSPLLAIIPLLIVGVVYQVVDRILGIITSLGWFHVEAQSISIVMILLFGACTDYCLFIFSRFREELKKVEDKYEAMQRAMQQLTEPIFFSGGTVLAAMLVLLVAKYQNYNNFAPVFSITMLFILLAGLTLIPAVFTILGRKSFYPFIPKVGDAELKPNGFWSRIGKLVTEKPLLSGGLVLVMMIIFASNLLGVQLSYNIMKSFPEDMSSRIGYEIIEANYPSGDLAPTTVIITSATGAPLVLDEDFISKVSDISSTLEGSEGVSSSTFPSVEDFMSLPEWQKQQFISANEKAIKFQLTLEYNPYDQSALDVLDSFKEQKDTLINNVGLSKEDYSLYFAGETAKQSDVRALSTRDTTLAIIIITVVILIMLGIQTKSIVAPIYMMSTILISYISALGISWFVFHNFLGMEAISYRIPLYSFVFLVALGVDYNIILISRIREEAKKAAHSIAIRKAVALTGGVISSAGIILAATFGVLMTQPLQELYMFGFTVSLGILMDAFLVRGILVPSIVQLLGKWNWYPNNIIDTNENPNEGSNEDSNE; from the coding sequence TTGAGTCTATTAAAAAAGCTTACACAATTTTCGAGCAAAAGAAAAAACGTCTGGATTGTGTGTTTAATCTGGGTGTTCGCAGCTGGACTTTTGTCTGGAATAGCGCCATCTGTCAACGATTATAAGATTAACACTGGCGCTTTTGATTTGCCTGAGGATATGCCATCTGTCATGGGACAAGAGGCATTAAACAGTTATTTCCCTGAAGAGTATGTGTTGAGTGCAATTATTGTTTTATATAATGAGCAAGGTATTCAAGACTCAGATTTGCTAGCTATAAAAGATGCTAGTGAATGGCTAAGCTCAGAGGACAAGCCTGTAATTGTAAAATCTACCGTACCGTTTTATCGACTCCCAGATACGGTGATAAATAATTTTATATCTGAAGACCAAACTACACTGATTTTTCCAGTGAGTCTTGAAAGAAACCAAGAAATTGCACTGGTAAATGATACAGTCAAAGAACTAGAACAAACGATATCTAAGACAATAGCGCAGAATACACAACTTTATATTACTGGACCTGCAGGGATTGCGTCGGATACAATTGCTATTTTTGCAAGTGCGGATTTAGTTCTACTATTTTCTACAATTGCGCTGGTATTAGTGCTGTTAGTTATTATTTATCGTTCACCACTACTAGCAATTATTCCATTGTTAATCGTAGGTGTAGTATATCAGGTTGTTGACCGTATTTTAGGAATCATTACTTCGCTAGGCTGGTTCCATGTAGAGGCACAATCTATTTCAATTGTGATGATATTATTATTTGGTGCTTGTACAGATTATTGTTTATTTATCTTTTCTAGATTCCGTGAAGAATTGAAAAAGGTAGAAGATAAATATGAAGCTATGCAAAGGGCAATGCAACAGCTAACAGAGCCAATATTTTTTAGTGGCGGAACGGTATTGGCAGCTATGCTTGTATTATTAGTCGCTAAATATCAAAACTACAATAACTTTGCACCTGTGTTTTCTATAACAATGTTGTTCATTTTACTAGCAGGGCTGACGTTAATTCCTGCAGTCTTTACAATTCTCGGCAGGAAATCCTTTTACCCGTTTATTCCTAAAGTTGGAGATGCGGAGTTAAAGCCTAATGGATTTTGGAGTCGGATTGGCAAGCTTGTCACAGAAAAGCCTTTGCTATCTGGAGGGCTAGTACTGGTAATGATGATTATTTTTGCGTCTAACTTACTTGGTGTGCAATTATCATATAATATAATGAAATCATTCCCAGAAGATATGTCCTCGCGAATTGGGTATGAAATAATTGAAGCAAATTATCCAAGTGGTGACCTTGCACCAACAACGGTTATTATCACGTCTGCGACTGGAGCACCTTTGGTTTTAGATGAAGATTTTATTAGCAAAGTCAGTGATATTAGCAGTACGCTTGAGGGTAGTGAAGGGGTATCATCTTCGACTTTTCCTAGTGTCGAAGATTTCATGTCACTTCCAGAGTGGCAAAAGCAACAATTTATTTCTGCTAATGAAAAAGCAATCAAATTTCAACTTACATTAGAATATAATCCATATGATCAAAGCGCTTTGGATGTTTTGGACAGTTTTAAAGAACAAAAAGATACCTTGATAAACAATGTAGGCTTGTCAAAAGAAGATTATAGCTTGTATTTTGCTGGAGAAACGGCAAAACAAAGCGATGTAAGGGCATTAAGTACACGCGACACAACACTAGCAATTATTATTATCACGGTCGTTATTTTAATAATGTTAGGAATTCAGACTAAATCGATAGTAGCGCCGATTTATATGATGAGTACGATTCTTATTTCCTATATCTCTGCCTTAGGGATTAGTTGGTTTGTGTTTCATAATTTCTTGGGAATGGAGGCAATCAGCTATCGGATTCCCCTATATTCTTTTGTTTTCCTAGTGGCTTTAGGGGTTGACTATAACATTATATTGATATCTCGGATTAGAGAAGAGGCCAAAAAAGCAGCTCATTCTATTGCAATCCGAAAAGCAGTTGCCCTTACAGGTGGCGTTATATCATCGGCAGGTATTATTCTAGCAGCGACTTTTGGAGTATTGATGACACAGCCGTTACAAGAGCTGTATATGTTTGGGTTTACGGTTTCGTTAGGAATTTTAATGGATGCATTTTTAGTGCGCGGTATATTAGTGCCATCGATAGTTCAGCTCTTAGGCAAGTGGAACTGGTATCCAAATAACATAATTGATACGAATGAAAATCCAAATGAAGGTTCAAATGAAGATTCAAATGAGTAA
- a CDS encoding tetratricopeptide repeat protein, whose protein sequence is MKKIIKTFKSLAGFIVIGFVLGIVTAILDINPTQPLFILATLIIVFSYFGYSFWKSWIKPISLINQGKYDEAIQFFMKVEEKNKDTIGYRSQALVNIALCLNLKGEFEESLEKLNELKNEKMDKNLRVGFLTLYASNLTGLDRDYMLVKEYVDEAYNISKMPSILIGKAHVALTEGDMGEADRLIEESLRLLEQEKSQNVKWGFESTLVYMPDLNNMLLNHALGLYYYRINSTDKSKYFFIKVIEYPHDNYYVAYAKKLLLDLNGEAK, encoded by the coding sequence ATGAAGAAGATTATTAAGACTTTTAAAAGTTTAGCTGGATTTATAGTTATTGGTTTTGTTCTTGGAATTGTAACGGCAATACTTGATATAAATCCAACTCAGCCACTATTTATTTTGGCAACTTTAATAATTGTTTTTTCTTACTTTGGGTACTCTTTCTGGAAAAGCTGGATAAAACCAATATCATTAATCAATCAAGGAAAATATGATGAGGCCATTCAGTTTTTTATGAAAGTAGAGGAAAAGAACAAAGATACAATTGGATACAGGAGCCAAGCTTTGGTTAACATAGCGCTCTGTTTAAATTTAAAAGGCGAGTTTGAAGAATCACTAGAAAAACTAAATGAGTTAAAGAATGAGAAGATGGATAAAAATCTAAGAGTCGGTTTTTTAACCCTTTATGCCTCTAACTTAACAGGGTTAGATCGAGATTATATGTTAGTTAAAGAATATGTCGATGAAGCTTATAACATATCTAAAATGCCGAGCATATTAATTGGCAAAGCCCATGTTGCGTTGACAGAGGGTGATATGGGTGAAGCGGATAGGCTGATAGAGGAGTCCTTACGATTATTAGAACAGGAAAAATCACAGAACGTAAAATGGGGTTTTGAATCTACCCTTGTGTATATGCCAGATTTAAATAACATGTTATTAAACCATGCATTAGGCTTATATTATTATAGAATCAACAGCACTGATAAAAGCAAATATTTTTTTATCAAAGTAATCGAATACCCACACGATAACTACTATGTAGCATATGCAAAGAAATTACTTTTAGATTTGAATGGTGAAGCAAAATGA
- a CDS encoding nitroreductase family protein, with protein sequence MIKIENPQAWYEAIQIRRSRRAFNGKPVEQAIIEELEDIYNNFNKQVTGARIVVVQENADEAFKGIIGSYGKIKGAPAYIAFVGDMDDTNVQEKVGYLGEAAILEATVKGLGTCWVAGFFRPTIVAKHTEIKENEKVLAITPIGYTEQVKTTEEKLMSDMAGSHKRKPLEELYTGLPKQQWSSWVEPALEAARIAPSAVNRQPWRFLVKEQAVTVLLDREFNLYRISKRLDCGIAMLHLEVAALVKGITGGWTLLEDPEIAKFEVSKQ encoded by the coding sequence GTGATAAAAATTGAAAATCCACAAGCATGGTATGAAGCGATTCAGATTAGACGCTCTAGAAGGGCGTTTAACGGTAAACCTGTGGAACAAGCTATAATAGAAGAACTTGAGGATATATATAATAACTTCAATAAACAAGTAACGGGTGCAAGAATAGTAGTTGTGCAAGAAAACGCTGACGAAGCATTTAAAGGCATAATCGGCTCCTATGGGAAAATCAAAGGTGCTCCCGCATATATAGCATTTGTGGGTGATATGGATGATACTAATGTTCAAGAAAAGGTTGGCTATTTAGGAGAGGCCGCCATATTAGAAGCAACCGTCAAGGGTCTAGGGACATGCTGGGTTGCGGGCTTTTTTAGACCAACGATTGTAGCTAAGCATACAGAAATCAAGGAGAATGAAAAGGTTTTGGCAATTACTCCAATTGGTTACACAGAGCAGGTTAAAACTACAGAGGAAAAACTTATGTCTGATATGGCAGGTAGTCATAAAAGAAAGCCATTAGAGGAATTATATACAGGCCTGCCTAAACAGCAATGGTCAAGTTGGGTAGAGCCAGCCTTAGAAGCTGCCAGAATTGCTCCATCTGCTGTTAATAGACAGCCATGGAGGTTTTTAGTTAAAGAGCAAGCGGTCACAGTTTTACTCGACAGAGAGTTTAACTTGTATCGTATTTCTAAGCGGCTGGATTGTGGGATCGCTATGCTTCATCTAGAGGTTGCTGCACTCGTAAAGGGTATTACTGGAGGCTGGACGCTGTTAGAGGATCCTGAGATAGCAAAGTTTGAGGTGAGTAAGCAGTGA
- a CDS encoding ATP-binding protein gives MNLHVLCGLPGSGKSTLAKKLSGYKISTDELRAFLWGDATVIKHDKIVFDIAIRLLDYTLSNQLDVIFDATNLKKRNRKPILQVAKKHQAQVTLHWVHTPLDTALERNTKRERIVPPEIITKMHSSIEPPSLAEGINLIKTYNENLRLKKVYD, from the coding sequence ATGAATTTACATGTGCTATGCGGTCTACCTGGAAGTGGAAAATCTACCCTTGCTAAGAAGCTATCAGGCTATAAGATTTCTACTGATGAATTAAGGGCATTTCTATGGGGCGATGCAACAGTAATAAAACACGATAAAATTGTATTTGATATCGCTATCCGCCTGCTCGATTATACCTTATCCAATCAGCTTGATGTTATATTTGATGCTACAAATCTGAAGAAAAGAAACCGTAAACCTATTCTACAGGTGGCTAAAAAACACCAAGCTCAGGTCACTCTGCATTGGGTACATACTCCACTTGATACTGCCCTTGAACGTAACACAAAAAGGGAACGTATCGTCCCCCCAGAAATAATAACTAAAATGCATAGCTCTATTGAACCTCCATCATTAGCAGAGGGCATTAACTTAATTAAGACCTATAACGAGAATTTGCGCCTGAAAAAGGTATATGATTAA
- a CDS encoding GNAT family N-acetyltransferase encodes MNWIIKAFNELEVEELYDIITQRNDVFIMEQNCIYQDCDGKDKKSYHLYLEHAGEIIAYIRIVNKGVSYEEVSLGRVLVNRKHRGQEYGKDLMTKAIEFVEQTMGECAIRISAQSYLIRFYESFGFKVVSDEYMEDGIPHTEMLYLREDA; translated from the coding sequence ATGAACTGGATAATCAAAGCATTTAATGAACTAGAAGTTGAAGAACTATACGATATCATAACCCAGCGAAACGATGTATTTATTATGGAGCAGAATTGTATTTACCAAGACTGTGATGGTAAGGATAAGAAAAGCTACCATTTATATTTGGAGCATGCAGGTGAAATAATCGCTTACATACGAATCGTAAATAAAGGCGTTTCCTACGAAGAAGTATCACTAGGAAGAGTATTAGTAAACAGGAAGCATCGTGGGCAAGAATATGGCAAGGATTTAATGACAAAGGCAATCGAGTTTGTCGAACAAACCATGGGCGAGTGCGCAATTCGCATATCGGCGCAGTCTTATTTAATCCGTTTTTATGAAAGTTTTGGCTTTAAAGTAGTATCAGACGAGTATATGGAAGACGGAATTCCCCATACAGAAATGCTCTATCTTCGGGAGGATGCATGA
- a CDS encoding trimeric intracellular cation channel family protein — MAISILSISEFVGTLAFAMSGALLGISKRLDYYGVVVLAVITALGGGMIRDVLIGNTPPMALTAPFFTIISIITAIMTIYFYQILNKHRSMIQLCDAFGLAAFTVMGASMATAYGYTSPFIVIFLALLTGTGGGTIRDIFVKEIPYVFRKEIYAVASMIGAVVYLLAYLHVTEVMAVYACFITTLTIRLLSIRFNLHLQVTKKTNEEEQDEWIQRKETV; from the coding sequence ATGGCAATATCAATTTTGAGCATCTCAGAGTTTGTTGGAACATTAGCTTTTGCAATGTCAGGAGCTTTATTGGGTATAAGTAAAAGACTAGACTACTACGGTGTGGTGGTATTGGCAGTCATAACGGCATTAGGTGGGGGAATGATTCGTGATGTATTAATCGGCAACACACCGCCAATGGCACTGACAGCACCTTTTTTTACAATTATAAGTATTATTACTGCTATCATGACAATATATTTTTATCAGATACTAAATAAGCATAGAAGCATGATACAACTATGTGATGCGTTTGGGCTAGCTGCATTTACGGTTATGGGCGCAAGCATGGCAACTGCCTACGGATATACTTCGCCGTTTATTGTAATTTTTCTAGCTTTGCTTACGGGTACAGGCGGGGGAACGATTAGGGACATATTTGTTAAAGAAATTCCCTATGTGTTTCGAAAAGAAATCTATGCTGTTGCCTCTATGATTGGAGCGGTAGTTTATTTACTAGCATATCTACACGTCACAGAAGTAATGGCTGTTTATGCCTGTTTTATCACAACATTGACTATTCGATTATTATCAATAAGGTTTAATTTGCACTTACAGGTGACTAAGAAAACAAATGAAGAGGAGCAAGATGAATGGATACAAAGAAAAGAGACAGTATGA